The proteins below come from a single Asanoa ferruginea genomic window:
- a CDS encoding DUF4166 domain-containing protein: MTAIFRRALGADFERLHPELQKRFGVSMATTTACVGTGVMDRIWRGGRHVLPFLRLGAGRHILFPDTGTDIPFTIENYAYLDRFGRETVTFVRTFDVAAGRRRRFDATMVYSAARGGIVDYLGTHQHLAVDLSVRVDKTGGLHIRSGDQRFTEGLLRCRVPAAISGTAELHEWYDDAIGRLRIHVNVTNKRYGPIFGYDGSFTTRYVDTTLAPVPAAVRPLRENPYD, from the coding sequence ATGACCGCGATCTTCCGCCGCGCCCTCGGCGCCGACTTCGAGCGGCTCCACCCCGAGCTACAGAAGCGCTTCGGCGTTTCCATGGCCACCACGACCGCCTGTGTCGGCACCGGGGTGATGGACCGGATCTGGCGCGGCGGCCGGCACGTGCTGCCCTTCCTGCGGCTCGGCGCCGGGCGGCACATCCTTTTCCCCGACACCGGCACCGACATCCCGTTCACCATCGAGAACTACGCCTACCTCGACCGGTTCGGCCGCGAGACGGTGACGTTCGTGCGCACCTTCGACGTCGCCGCCGGCCGCCGCCGCAGGTTCGACGCCACGATGGTCTACAGCGCCGCCCGCGGCGGGATCGTCGACTATCTCGGCACCCATCAGCATCTCGCCGTCGACCTTTCGGTGCGCGTCGACAAAACCGGCGGCCTGCACATCCGCAGCGGCGACCAGCGGTTCACCGAGGGACTGCTGCGCTGCCGGGTGCCGGCGGCCATCAGCGGCACCGCCGAACTGCACGAGTGGTATGACGACGCGATCGGGCGGCTGCGCATCCACGTCAACGTCACCAACAAACGCTACGGACCGATCTTCGGGTACGACGGGAGCTTCACGACACGGTATGTCGACACGACCCTCGCGCCCGTGCCCGCCGCGGTCCGCCCGCTGCGCGAGAACCCCTACGACTGA
- a CDS encoding glyoxalase has product MTAIESVTLEAADVTAADSFYTTAFGLDSTQIRVRAAQAPTTGFRGFTLSLTVSQPATVNALIDAALEAGATSLKPATKSLWGYGGVVQAPDGAIWKVATSAKKDTGPADRKIDSIVLLLGVADIAASKRFYVDQGLTVAKSFGRVYVEFDASSGPVKLALYRRRALAKDAGVAADGTGSHRITIGGDTGPFTDPDGFAWEAGQS; this is encoded by the coding sequence ATGACAGCAATCGAATCCGTCACCCTCGAGGCCGCCGACGTCACGGCCGCCGACAGCTTCTACACCACCGCTTTCGGCCTCGACAGCACCCAGATCCGGGTGCGGGCCGCGCAGGCGCCGACGACCGGCTTTCGCGGTTTCACGCTCTCGCTCACCGTTTCGCAGCCGGCCACCGTCAACGCGTTGATCGACGCGGCGCTGGAGGCCGGTGCCACCTCGCTGAAGCCGGCTACCAAGTCGCTCTGGGGCTACGGCGGCGTCGTGCAGGCTCCGGACGGCGCGATCTGGAAGGTCGCGACGTCGGCGAAGAAGGACACCGGACCGGCCGACCGAAAGATCGACTCAATCGTGCTGCTGCTCGGCGTCGCCGACATCGCCGCGAGCAAGCGGTTCTACGTCGACCAGGGCCTGACCGTCGCGAAGAGCTTCGGTCGCGTGTACGTCGAGTTCGACGCGTCGTCCGGCCCCGTCAAGCTGGCCCTCTACCGGCGCCGCGCGCTGGCCAAGGACGCCGGCGTCGCGGCGGACGGCACCGGATCGCACCGCATCACCATCGGTGGCGACACCGGGCCCTTCACCGACCCCGACGGGTTCGCCTGGGAAGCCGGTCAGTCGTAG
- a CDS encoding AfsR/SARP family transcriptional regulator — MLDFLVLGPVEAWSGGQPVALGRRHQRRLLALLLLEAPRPIPTERLLDLVWDDDQPSSARAVLHTHISRLRSVLRPHGVGLLSRADGYLVDVDPSHVDAHRFVTMASRARQLTEAAPRAAALAEALALWRGPLMSDAADDRLRRRVGGAIEELRLTTMESLNAARLADGQHDRVAVDLVELVDRHPTRERFVGLLMTALYRAGRQIDALASYDQARARLRADFGVDPGPELAQLHLRVLQNDPTLAVAPRKPTPAHHLPRDLPDFVGRRAAVDQLTAAASRVLAIDGMPGVGKTALAVRAAHLVADRYPDAQLYLDLHGHSERAPVEPATALDALLRQLGVPGEQIPEGLPARVARWRRELAGRRVLLLLDNAATSAQVDPLLPGADGCLTLITSRHRLVGLDGAAPLSLDVLTEAEAADLQLRIVGDRISADPEGAAEVARLCAHLALAIRLAAARLAHRPAWTVQDLVARLRSARPAPAELTAEGRSLPAAFALSYDHVTEPERRMFRLLGLHPGMRFDLHAAAALADLDLDEAAGVVDGLVDAHMLHEPAVGQYQLHDLMRAYARSLLQTQETPDQRRAAIHRLLDSYLHTAVVAGAPQEVTPVDYDLGPAPRYAMAPGDGRQWFAAERANLVASIRLAEELALDEQAWKLTRALWRHVYETGHTDDLLTTHLIALRCTLRSRDRRGEAVTRNFLASGYNQLGQLVEAEDHLRAVLAYNVDTGDRYREANTQYLLAGVVHWLGRYPEAIDLLHRSNKLRGELGDEAGTGFGYTMLGEICTTLGRLDEGLDWNQRGLDILRRLGQPYPMAIAHAHLGATLLTMDRLDEAEQHLHRSIELKRSVGALIGESGVLNNLAVLDRLRGRHDSASELHLRALTAAQDGGERIHECVIRNSYAVTLRLAGDVEAARSQHRQALAMAVEMRIPVEEGRALIGLAGTDPGTAEQREQGVRILSRLGVPIAPDG, encoded by the coding sequence GTGTTGGACTTCCTCGTGCTGGGGCCGGTCGAAGCGTGGTCCGGCGGTCAGCCGGTCGCGTTGGGACGGCGTCACCAGCGTCGGCTTCTCGCGCTGCTGTTGCTCGAGGCGCCGCGGCCGATCCCGACCGAGCGCCTCCTGGACCTCGTCTGGGACGACGACCAGCCCTCCTCGGCGCGCGCCGTGCTGCACACCCACATCAGCCGGCTACGGTCGGTGCTGCGGCCGCACGGTGTCGGGCTGCTGTCCCGCGCCGACGGCTACCTCGTCGACGTCGACCCGAGCCACGTCGACGCGCACCGGTTCGTGACGATGGCGAGCCGGGCCCGGCAACTCACCGAGGCCGCGCCCCGGGCCGCTGCGCTGGCCGAGGCGCTCGCGTTGTGGCGCGGTCCGTTGATGTCCGACGCGGCCGACGACCGGTTGCGCCGGCGGGTCGGCGGTGCCATCGAAGAGCTACGGCTGACCACAATGGAATCACTCAATGCGGCCCGGCTCGCCGACGGGCAGCACGACCGCGTGGCGGTCGACCTCGTCGAGCTGGTGGATCGCCATCCGACCCGGGAGCGGTTCGTCGGCCTGCTGATGACGGCGCTCTACCGGGCGGGGCGGCAGATCGACGCGCTGGCCTCTTACGACCAGGCCCGTGCCCGGCTGCGCGCCGACTTCGGTGTCGATCCCGGGCCCGAGCTCGCCCAACTACACCTGCGGGTGCTCCAGAACGACCCGACGCTGGCTGTCGCACCGCGCAAACCGACGCCCGCGCACCACCTGCCCCGGGACCTGCCCGACTTCGTCGGTCGGCGCGCGGCAGTGGATCAGCTGACCGCTGCCGCGTCCAGGGTGCTCGCGATCGACGGCATGCCGGGCGTGGGGAAGACCGCGCTCGCGGTGCGCGCCGCCCACCTCGTCGCCGACCGCTACCCGGATGCCCAGCTCTATCTCGACCTGCACGGGCACAGCGAGCGCGCCCCGGTGGAACCCGCCACGGCGCTCGACGCGTTGTTGCGCCAACTCGGCGTCCCCGGTGAGCAGATCCCCGAGGGGCTCCCGGCGCGGGTCGCCCGCTGGCGGCGCGAACTGGCCGGGCGCCGGGTCCTGCTCCTGCTCGACAACGCCGCGACCAGCGCGCAGGTCGATCCGTTGCTGCCCGGCGCCGACGGCTGCCTGACCCTGATCACCAGCCGGCACCGGCTGGTCGGGCTCGACGGGGCCGCACCGCTGTCGCTGGACGTGCTGACCGAGGCGGAGGCCGCCGACCTTCAGCTCCGCATCGTCGGCGACCGGATCTCCGCCGATCCCGAGGGCGCGGCCGAGGTCGCCCGCCTCTGCGCGCACCTCGCCCTCGCGATCCGGTTGGCCGCCGCGCGGCTGGCCCACCGGCCCGCGTGGACGGTGCAGGATCTGGTGGCCCGGCTGCGGTCCGCCCGTCCCGCGCCCGCCGAGCTGACCGCCGAGGGGCGCAGCCTGCCGGCCGCGTTCGCGCTGTCCTACGACCATGTCACCGAGCCCGAGCGGCGGATGTTCCGGCTCCTCGGCCTGCACCCGGGGATGCGGTTCGACCTGCACGCCGCGGCGGCCCTGGCCGACCTCGACCTCGACGAGGCCGCCGGCGTGGTCGACGGGCTGGTCGACGCGCACATGCTGCACGAGCCCGCTGTCGGGCAATACCAACTGCATGACCTGATGCGGGCGTACGCCCGGAGCCTGCTCCAGACGCAGGAGACGCCCGACCAACGCCGCGCCGCGATCCACCGGCTGCTGGACAGCTACCTGCACACCGCCGTCGTCGCCGGCGCGCCTCAGGAGGTGACGCCGGTCGACTACGACCTCGGCCCGGCGCCGCGGTATGCCATGGCTCCCGGCGACGGCCGCCAGTGGTTCGCCGCCGAGCGGGCCAACCTGGTCGCGAGCATCCGGCTGGCCGAGGAGCTCGCCCTCGACGAGCAGGCGTGGAAGCTGACCCGGGCACTGTGGCGCCACGTCTACGAGACCGGCCACACCGACGACCTGCTCACCACCCACCTGATCGCGCTGCGCTGCACCCTGCGCTCGCGGGACCGCCGCGGCGAAGCCGTCACCCGCAACTTCCTCGCCTCCGGCTACAACCAGCTCGGCCAACTGGTCGAGGCAGAAGACCACCTGCGGGCCGTGCTGGCCTACAACGTCGACACCGGCGACCGATACCGCGAGGCCAACACCCAATACCTGCTCGCCGGGGTCGTGCACTGGCTCGGCCGCTACCCGGAGGCGATCGACCTGCTTCACCGCAGCAACAAGCTGCGCGGTGAGCTGGGCGACGAGGCCGGCACCGGATTCGGCTACACGATGCTCGGCGAGATCTGCACGACCTTGGGCCGCCTCGACGAGGGATTGGACTGGAACCAGCGCGGCCTCGACATCCTGCGCCGGCTCGGCCAGCCCTATCCCATGGCGATCGCGCACGCCCATCTGGGCGCGACCCTGCTGACGATGGACCGGCTCGACGAGGCCGAGCAGCACCTGCACCGTTCGATCGAGCTGAAACGGAGCGTCGGCGCGCTGATCGGCGAATCGGGGGTGCTCAACAACCTCGCCGTGCTCGACCGACTCCGAGGCCGGCACGACTCCGCGTCGGAACTGCACCTGCGCGCGTTGACGGCCGCGCAGGACGGCGGCGAACGCATCCACGAGTGCGTCATCCGCAACAGCTACGCGGTCACGCTCCGGCTGGCCGGCGACGTCGAGGCGGCCCGCTCCCAGCACCGGCAGGCCCTCGCGATGGCGGTCGAGATGCGCATCCCGGTCGAGGAGGGCCGAGCGCTGATCGGTCTGGCCGGCACGGATCCGGGCACCGCCGAGCAACGCGAGCAGGGCGTGCGGATCCTCAGTCGCCTGGGCGTGCCGATCGCGCCGGACGGCTGA
- a CDS encoding MmcQ/YjbR family DNA-binding protein → MTRDELVAYCLAKPGAWPDQPWEGDTVAKVGGKIFAFLGEGPPPTVGLKCGPNREVADEWLARYPGSASVMAYIGRSGWNTLTVGTGIPDDEILEAIDASYDTVVSKLPKRERPTGT, encoded by the coding sequence ATGACCCGGGATGAGCTGGTGGCGTATTGCCTGGCCAAGCCGGGTGCGTGGCCCGACCAGCCATGGGAGGGCGACACCGTCGCCAAGGTCGGTGGAAAGATCTTCGCGTTTCTCGGTGAAGGGCCGCCGCCGACCGTCGGGCTCAAGTGCGGCCCCAACCGCGAGGTCGCCGACGAGTGGCTGGCCCGCTATCCCGGCTCGGCCAGCGTGATGGCCTACATCGGACGGTCGGGCTGGAACACCCTGACCGTCGGCACCGGCATCCCCGACGACGAGATCCTGGAGGCGATCGACGCCTCCTACGACACGGTGGTCAGCAAGCTACCGAAGCGCGAGCGCCCGACTGGCACGTGA
- a CDS encoding DUF6529 family protein, whose translation MVYERARTRPFLILIPLLIGAAVSVALGIWGSVHTPTGEVPWANPFPSIYAFKVWLALGVLLLAAVQLVTALWMYEKFGLRRRPWVGPVHRTSGFLAFIVSLPVAAACLWALGFQTYSARVLTHSILGCIFYGAFVAKILVLHSKRLPGWALPAVAGLLLATVVGVITSSALYYIATFGLPK comes from the coding sequence ATGGTGTACGAGCGAGCCAGAACGCGACCCTTCCTCATCCTGATCCCGCTGCTGATCGGCGCGGCCGTCTCGGTCGCGCTGGGCATCTGGGGCAGCGTGCACACGCCGACGGGCGAAGTGCCCTGGGCCAACCCCTTCCCGTCGATCTACGCGTTCAAGGTCTGGCTGGCCCTCGGCGTCCTGCTGCTGGCCGCGGTCCAACTCGTCACCGCGCTGTGGATGTATGAGAAGTTCGGCCTGCGCCGCCGGCCGTGGGTCGGGCCCGTGCACCGCACCAGCGGCTTCCTGGCCTTCATCGTGAGCCTGCCGGTCGCGGCCGCCTGCCTGTGGGCGCTCGGTTTCCAGACCTACAGCGCCCGGGTGCTGACCCACAGCATCCTCGGCTGCATCTTCTACGGCGCCTTCGTCGCCAAGATCCTGGTCCTGCACAGCAAGCGGCTGCCGGGCTGGGCGCTGCCAGCCGTCGCCGGCCTGCTGCTCGCGACGGTCGTCGGCGTCATCACGAGCAGCGCCCTCTACTACATCGCCACCTTCGGGCTGCCTAAGTGA
- a CDS encoding xanthine dehydrogenase family protein molybdopterin-binding subunit, protein MSPVLGKPVNRVDGPDKVTGTGRYCGEIVLPGLAYGLMVGSSIANGRVVSIDTTAAEEAGGVLAIMTHENTTKIANQPHLLPSLAGQPAPGESFFPLQDDVVHYWGQPVALMVAESQEQAAHAARLLDITYDVGVPVATIEDGRSQAYEAKMLFGGLMPARDERGDVAGALASAEVTVDATYHFAANHHNPLEPSVTTAQWDGDRLTLWDSTMGVRASQLTVATLLGIPLSDVRVITHFVGGGFGSKAMVWPHVTLAALAARHVRRPVRLTLTRPQTFTSNGHREEQEQRITLGAGRDGMLTAIRHQKTSVTSPFDDWAEPATGTSTQIYGCANYLGMHSLIKGNTMTPTFTRAPGESLGSFTLETGMDRLAYELDMDPVELRIMNHPPVDNHGNTWSSDGLADCLRRGASLFGWSYRDPRPGIRQEGNNLIGTGVASAGYPVAFMMPVQHARARIFNDGSVVIQTSAQEFGIGVTTSMSQVGADGLGVDMDVLRFEAGDTDLPNSTSAVGSMGATMASSAVHNAATTLRNDLIAHAVNDDKSPLHGLSPSSVRVADGRMTSTLDPSISESYSDLLQRNRLLDMEALGSWTPPPLDTPHGLLTFGAQFAEVAVDKDLGLVRVRRMLGVFAPGRVLNPKLARSQLLGGMLWGLSQALLEGNQIDRQSGRWALNNLGEYLVPVHADIPDIQVEFVEVEDDVVGPLGVKGVGEVGQVGAAAAIANAVFHATGRRMNELPMTAEVVMNGAG, encoded by the coding sequence ATGAGCCCGGTCCTGGGCAAGCCGGTCAACCGGGTCGACGGGCCGGACAAGGTCACCGGCACCGGCCGCTACTGCGGCGAGATCGTGCTGCCCGGCCTCGCGTACGGGCTGATGGTCGGCTCCTCGATCGCCAACGGGCGGGTGGTGTCGATCGACACGACCGCGGCCGAGGAGGCCGGGGGCGTGCTCGCCATCATGACCCACGAGAACACGACCAAGATCGCCAACCAGCCGCACCTGCTGCCCTCGCTGGCCGGCCAGCCCGCGCCGGGTGAGAGCTTCTTCCCGCTCCAGGACGACGTTGTCCACTACTGGGGCCAGCCGGTCGCGCTGATGGTCGCCGAGTCGCAGGAGCAGGCCGCGCACGCCGCCCGGCTGCTCGACATCACCTACGACGTCGGGGTGCCGGTCGCCACGATCGAAGACGGGCGTTCCCAGGCGTACGAAGCCAAAATGCTCTTCGGTGGTCTGATGCCGGCCCGCGACGAGCGCGGTGATGTCGCCGGCGCCCTGGCCTCGGCCGAGGTGACCGTCGACGCGACCTACCACTTCGCGGCCAACCACCACAATCCGCTCGAGCCCTCGGTGACGACCGCGCAGTGGGACGGCGACCGGCTCACCCTCTGGGACTCCACCATGGGGGTACGCGCCAGCCAGCTCACCGTCGCGACGCTGCTCGGCATCCCGCTGTCCGACGTCCGGGTGATCACCCACTTCGTCGGCGGCGGCTTCGGCTCCAAGGCGATGGTCTGGCCGCACGTGACGCTGGCCGCGCTGGCCGCCCGGCACGTCCGGCGCCCGGTGCGGCTCACGCTCACCCGGCCGCAGACCTTCACCTCCAACGGCCACCGCGAGGAGCAGGAGCAGCGGATCACGCTCGGCGCCGGCCGGGACGGGATGCTGACCGCGATCCGGCACCAGAAGACCTCGGTCACCTCGCCGTTCGACGACTGGGCCGAGCCGGCCACCGGCACGTCGACGCAGATCTACGGCTGCGCCAACTATCTGGGCATGCACAGCCTGATCAAGGGCAACACGATGACGCCGACGTTCACCCGGGCGCCGGGTGAGTCGCTCGGGTCGTTCACGCTGGAGACCGGGATGGACCGGCTGGCGTACGAGCTGGATATGGATCCGGTCGAGTTGCGCATCATGAACCACCCGCCGGTCGACAACCACGGCAACACGTGGTCCAGCGACGGCTTGGCGGACTGCCTCCGGCGCGGGGCCTCGCTTTTCGGCTGGTCCTACCGTGACCCGCGGCCGGGCATCCGGCAGGAGGGCAACAACCTGATCGGCACCGGCGTGGCCAGCGCCGGCTATCCGGTGGCGTTCATGATGCCCGTGCAGCACGCCCGGGCCCGGATCTTCAACGACGGCAGCGTGGTCATCCAGACCAGCGCGCAGGAGTTCGGCATCGGCGTCACCACCTCGATGTCGCAGGTCGGCGCCGACGGGCTGGGCGTCGACATGGACGTGCTGCGCTTCGAGGCCGGCGACACCGACCTGCCCAACTCGACGTCGGCGGTCGGCTCGATGGGCGCCACGATGGCATCGTCGGCCGTGCACAACGCGGCCACGACGTTGCGCAACGACCTGATCGCCCACGCCGTCAACGACGACAAGTCGCCGCTGCACGGCCTGTCGCCGAGCTCGGTGCGGGTCGCCGATGGGCGGATGACGTCCACTCTGGACCCGTCGATCTCCGAGTCCTATTCGGACCTGCTGCAACGCAACCGGCTGCTCGACATGGAGGCGCTCGGCTCGTGGACGCCGCCGCCGCTGGACACCCCGCACGGGCTGCTCACGTTCGGCGCCCAGTTCGCTGAGGTGGCCGTCGACAAGGACCTGGGGCTGGTCCGGGTACGCCGGATGCTGGGCGTGTTCGCGCCCGGCCGGGTGCTCAACCCGAAGCTGGCCCGCAGTCAACTGCTCGGCGGGATGCTGTGGGGCCTCTCGCAGGCGCTGCTGGAGGGCAACCAGATCGACCGGCAGAGCGGCCGCTGGGCGCTCAACAACCTGGGCGAGTATCTGGTGCCGGTGCACGCCGACATCCCCGACATCCAGGTCGAGTTCGTTGAGGTCGAAGACGACGTGGTCGGCCCGCTGGGTGTGAAGGGCGTCGGCGAGGTGGGCCAGGTCGGCGCCGCGGCGGCGATCGCCAACGCGGTCTTCCACGCCACCGGCCGCCGGATGAACGAACTGCCGATGACCGCCGAGGTCGTGATGAACGGTGCCGGCTGA
- a CDS encoding FAD binding domain-containing protein produces MRPLSFFRAGSIDDAVAAVSANPDSAFLAGGTTEIDLVRLGVIAPSLLVDVNDLPLTYLEDTDNGGVRIGAMARMSDVARAPRIVERYPGMSQALLLGASEQLRNMASMGGNMCQRTRCAYFRDGQSPCNKREPGSGCSAMNGVNRGHAILGTSDQCIATHPSDVAVALVALDATVRTIGPDGTRTIPIESFFLRPEDTPSVEHPLAHGELIVAIDVPDLPVARASRYVKHRDRVSYEFALVSVFSAMRVDEAGHVSELRLALGGVGTVPWRAHRAEEALIGRPATVENFAAAADAELRDAVTRPMNEFKVTFAKRAIVRELSEVISS; encoded by the coding sequence ATGCGGCCGTTGAGCTTCTTCCGGGCCGGTTCCATCGACGACGCGGTCGCCGCGGTCAGCGCCAACCCGGACAGCGCGTTCCTGGCCGGCGGCACGACCGAGATCGACCTGGTCCGGCTGGGCGTGATCGCGCCGTCGTTGCTCGTCGACGTCAACGACCTGCCGTTGACCTATCTCGAAGACACCGACAACGGAGGTGTACGCATCGGCGCGATGGCCCGGATGAGCGACGTCGCCCGGGCACCGCGGATCGTCGAGCGCTACCCGGGCATGTCGCAGGCATTGCTGCTGGGCGCGTCCGAGCAGTTGCGCAACATGGCGTCGATGGGCGGCAACATGTGCCAGCGCACCCGCTGCGCCTACTTCCGCGACGGCCAGTCGCCGTGCAACAAGCGCGAGCCGGGCAGTGGCTGCTCGGCGATGAACGGGGTCAACCGCGGCCACGCGATCCTGGGCACCTCCGACCAGTGCATCGCGACCCACCCGTCGGACGTGGCGGTGGCGCTGGTCGCGCTCGACGCCACGGTGCGCACCATCGGCCCGGACGGCACGCGGACGATCCCGATCGAGAGCTTCTTCCTGCGCCCTGAGGACACCCCGAGCGTCGAGCACCCGCTGGCGCACGGCGAGCTGATCGTGGCGATCGACGTGCCCGATCTGCCGGTCGCGCGCGCGTCCCGCTACGTCAAACACCGCGACCGCGTCTCCTACGAGTTCGCGCTGGTGTCGGTCTTCTCCGCGATGCGGGTCGACGAGGCCGGCCACGTCTCCGAACTGCGGCTCGCCCTCGGCGGCGTGGGCACCGTGCCGTGGCGGGCGCACCGCGCCGAGGAGGCGCTGATCGGCCGGCCCGCGACGGTCGAGAACTTCGCCGCCGCCGCCGACGCGGAACTGCGCGACGCCGTCACCCGGCCGATGAACGAGTTCAAGGTGACGTTCGCCAAGCGGGCGATCGTCCGCGAGCTGAGCGAGGTGATCTCCTCATGA